One genomic window of Pyrobaculum sp. 3827-6 includes the following:
- a CDS encoding NUDIX hydrolase yields the protein MDRPAVAVAAVAVKNGEVVLVKRKYPPNPGKWSLPGGRVELGERLEEAVLRELREETGLAGRVVRFLQPVEYIEREGPRVSYHFVILVYLVELEGDASPTASDDAEDVAVVPVGKALEMDLTKTTRDVLERLLSEF from the coding sequence ATGGATAGGCCTGCCGTCGCCGTCGCCGCGGTGGCGGTGAAAAACGGCGAGGTTGTACTAGTCAAGAGGAAGTACCCGCCGAATCCGGGCAAGTGGAGCCTGCCGGGGGGCCGCGTGGAGCTAGGCGAGAGGCTTGAAGAGGCGGTGCTGAGGGAGTTGAGAGAGGAGACGGGCCTGGCGGGGAGGGTCGTCAGATTCCTCCAGCCCGTCGAGTATATAGAGAGGGAGGGCCCCCGGGTGAGTTACCACTTCGTAATCCTCGTCTACCTAGTGGAGTTGGAGGGCGACGCCAGCCCCACGGCCAGCGACGACGCGGAGGACGTCGCTGTGGTGCCGGTTGGGAAGGCTCTTGAGATGGACTTGACAAAAACCACCAGGGATGTTTTGGAGAGGCTACTGTCTGAGTTTTGA